In Brachypodium distachyon strain Bd21 chromosome 2, Brachypodium_distachyon_v3.0, whole genome shotgun sequence, one genomic interval encodes:
- the LOC100836555 gene encoding uncharacterized protein LOC100836555: MALPGASGIKLPPFSLPPPHPLGANPSRSSLCTTNAFLRRRCGAFAAVVRCAKRTGKRRYPSEKKRLDRRHKEQLRQTAPEEGGVAREAGFWRLSKLAVPASEDPGKDFVGVSPPLLQAIAKALKFPVASMLPEEAFSVIRKSFDARKVLKEPQFIYTVDVDAKKLLDMEPRTWDFIARLEPKLGAVEYMPDEKVATDLISMLDFHFKGSDDEQGTSYTVNNGSICPPRKKPRVAVVGSGPSGLFASLVLAELGAEVTLLERGQPVEQRGRDIGALAVRRILQSESNFCFGEGGAGTWSDGKLVTRIGRNADGVQAVMKTLVYFGGPPNILVDGRPHLGTDKLVPLLRNFRNHLRELGVAIRFNTRVDDLIVEGGQVKGVVVSDSRLQPCSVDQKLSFDAVVLAVGHSARDTYSMLLRHNVDITPKNFSVGLRIEHPQELINNIQYSELAAEVRRGRGRIPVADYKIVKSIGEGDAKSDTEQVEQNRSCYSFCMCPGGQVVLTSTNSSELCINGMSFSRRASKWANSALVVTVSSHDFKPFQSHGSLAGVEFQREYERRAAIMGGGNFVVPAQCVTDFIGNRLSVTSLPPSSYRLGVNPSKLHELFPPYITEALQQSIIMIDKEMPGFISTEALLHGVETRTSSPLQISRHNDSYESTSLQGLYPIGEGAGYAGGILSAAVDGMYCGFALAKQLSLFTGDIESILGKAQKQTGSVKY; the protein is encoded by the exons ATGGCGCTGCCCGGCGCCTCAGGCATCAAGCTCCCACCCTTCTCCCTCCCGCCTCCCCATCCCTTGGGTGCGAATCCTAGCCGCAGCAGCCTCTGCACGACCAATGCATTCCTGCGACGACGATGTGGCGCGTTCGCGGCCGTCGTGCGCTGCGCGAAGCGCACGGGCAAGCGGCGGTACCCGTCGGAGAAGAAGCGCCTGGATCGGCGCCACAAGGAACAGCTCCGCCAGACCGCCCCCGAGGAGGGTGGCGTGGCCCGGGAGGCTGGGTTCTGGCGGCTCTCCAAGCTCGCCGTACCCGCTAGCGAGGACCCTGGCAAGGACTTTGTCGGCGTCTCCCCGCCGCTGCTCCAGGCCATTGCCAAAGCCCTCAAATTCCCG GTTGCTTCTATGCTCCCTGAAGAGGCCTTCTCTGTTATCCGCAAGTCATTTGATGCACGGAAG GTTTTGAAAGAACCTCAATTTATTTATACCGTTGATGTGGATGCCAAGAAGCTTCTGGATATGGAGCCAAGGACATGGGATTTCATTGCTAGATTGGAACCCAAGCTTGGAGCTGTAGAATATATGCCTGATGAGAAGGTAGCAACTGATCTGATCAGTATGCTTGATTTTCATTTCAAAGGCTCGGATGATGAACAGGGTACCAGCTATACTGTTAATAATGGCTCGATCTGTCCTCCACGAAAGAAACCAAGGGTGGCAGTTGTAGGAAGTGGACCATCTGGCTTGTTTGCTTCCCTTGTGCTAGCTGAACTTGGTGCAGAAGTTACCTTATTAGAGCGTGGTCAACCTGTCGAGCAAAGAGGGCGTGACATTGGTGCACTAGCAGTTAGACGAATTCTCCAATCAGAAAGCAACTTTTGCTTTGGCGAG GGTGGTGCAGGTACATGGAGTGATGGGAAGCTTGTAACCAGGATAGGAAGAAACGCTGATGGTGTTCAGGCT GTGATGAAAACACTTGTTTACTTTGGAGGCCCTCCAAACATTCTAGTTGATGGGAGACCTCACTTGGGTACAGATAAACTTGTTCCTCTGTTACGGAATTTCAGGAACCACTTAAGAGAGTTGGGT GTTGCCATAAGATTTAATACTAGAGTAGATGACCTTATAGTGGAAGGTGGGCAGGTCAAAGGAGTTGTGGTTTCAGATTCAAGGCTGCAACCATGCTCCGTCGATCAGAAACTATCATTTGATGCAGTTGTATTGGCAGTTGGTCACTCAGCTCGTGACACATACAGTATGCTTCTGAGGCATAATGTAGATATAACTCCCAAGAATTTTTCT GTTGGATTGAGAATTGAACACCCCCAAGAACTGATAAACAACATCCAG TATTCTGAATTGGCTGCTGAAGTACGTAGAGGGCGTGGGCGGATACCTGTAGCAGATTACAAGATAGTGAAGTCTATTGGTGAAGGAGATGCAAAGAGTGATACAGAGCAAGTAGAACAAAATCGCAGTTGTTATTCCTTTTGCATGTGTCCTGGTGGACAG GTTGTTCTAACTAGCACAAACTCATCAGAATTGTGCATCAATGGCATGTCATTCTCACGTCGAGCATCTAAGTGGGCAAACTCAGCTCTTGTGGTCACTGTGTCATCTCATGATTTTAAACCATTTCAATCCCATGGTTCTCTTGCAGGTGTTGAGTTCCAG AGAGAATATGAAAGAAGAGCAGCTATCATGGGGGGAGGGAATTTTGTTGTCCCTGCACAGTGTGTGACAGATTTTATCGGTAACAGATTGTCAG TTACATCTCTCCCACCATCAAGCTACAGGTTGGGAGTTAATCCATCCAAACTCCATGAGCTATTCCCTCCTTACATAACTGAAGCTTTACAACAATCAATAATAATGATTGACAAAGAG ATGCCAGGCTTTATTTCTACTGAGGCCTTACTTCATGGTGTGGAG ACTAGAACAAGCTCCCCTTTGCAAATTTCACGACATAACGACTCATACGAGAGCACGTCACTACAAGGTTTGTATCCAATTGGGGAAGGTGCTGGCTATGCAGGGGGCATATTAAGTGCTGCTGTGGATGGTATGTATTGCGGTTTTGCCTTAGCCAAACAGTTGTCTCTATTCACTGGTGATATAGAGTCAATTCTTGGCAAAGCACAAAAACAAACAGGTTCTGTAAAATATTGA
- the LOC100836250 gene encoding bZIP transcription factor 39: protein MAEPALLDPSPFDLRHFPPYLFDTDLHLAGDDLPLENFAGGGDGCDDLDFDLPVDFSVEDFLLRSPDRGDSGEGSAAGSGPTGSSSSPAASAADSVVAGGSCGVKHEESDEGRSGAAPNWGLKRKQACPAVSSDAAKSRRSGDGEVSPSASASRAAMESDDGGTVGEGEDTRRAARLIRNRESAQLSRQRKKRYVEELEEKVKSMHSVINDLNSKISFIVAENATLRQQLSSGGGSCPPPGVYPPAPMPGMHFPWVPGYALRPHGSHVPLVPIPRLKPQQSVSATKVTKKHENKKAVDSKSKTKTKKVASVSLIGLLLFVLLFGAFVPGFNHNFGMRGGSDSTMFRSFGHPPGRVLSFTNHGKGTKGGSNNSDMIDVDSGMMMANGDSTEQKHAPNSSETLPALLYVPRNGKHVKINGNLIIHSVLASEKAVAHTASKHNNGQSDIDHKETSVAIARHLSLPGNNMKPQEKSPVDGPLPQWFREGMAGPILNSGMCSEVFQFDISTASTNSGGVIPASPIVNSSSINATQSIPTPPPAYLGKLKNRRIMYNEAIPLTGKTVNNTEPFNRTSENSKLPDKKPSSSVVVSVLADPREAGDGDRDPRISTKSLSRIFVVVLLDGVRYVTYSCTLPFKSASPHLVN from the exons ATGGCGGAGCCGGCCCTCCTTGACCCCTCTCCCTTCGACCTCCGCCACTTCCCGCCCTACCTCTTTGACACGGACCTCCACCTCGCGGGCGACGACCTCCCGCTGGAAAacttcgccggcggcggcgacggctgcGACGATCTCGACTTCGACCTGCCCGTTGATTTCTCCGTCGAGGACTTCCTCCTCCGATCCCCCGACCGCGGCGACTCCGGCGAGggctccgccgccggatccggccccACCGGCTCCTCATCctctcccgccgcctccgccgccgactccgTCGTCGCCGGTGGCAGCTGCGGGGTCAAGCACGAGGAGTCCGACGAGGGGAGGAGCGGCGCCGCCCCTAACTGGGGCCTGAAGCGGAAGCAGGCGTGTCCCGCCGTGAGCTCGGACGCGGCAAAGAGCCGCCGATCCGGCGATGGTGAAGTTTCtccatcggcgtcggcgtcgcgggcAGCCATGGAATCTGACGACGGAGGCACGgtcggcgagggagaggaCACGAGGCGAGCCGCCCGGCTCATACGTAACCGTGAGAGTGCGCAGCTGTCTAGGCAGAGGAAGAAGCGGTACGTTgaggagctggaggagaagGTAAAGTCAATGCATTCAGTGATAAATGACCTCAATTCTAAGATCTCCTTCATCGTGGCCGAGAATGCAACACTGCGGCAGCAACTCAGTAGTGGTGGTGGCAGTTGTCCACCACCGGGGGTGTATCCACCTGCGCCAATGCCTGGCATGCATTTCCCGTGGGTGCCCGGGTATGCCCTGCGGCCTCATGGTTCACATGTCCCTCTTGTACCAATCCCCCGGCTAAAGCCGCAGCAGTCCGTGTCTGCAACCAAGGTTACAAAGAAACATGAGAACAAGAAGGCTGTGGATAGCAAGAGTAAGACCAAAACTAAGAAGGTGGCAAGTGTTAGCCTTATTGGTTTGCTGTTATTTGTGCTCCTATTTGGTGCTTTTGTTCCAGGGTTCAATCACAATTTTGGGATGAGAGGAGGGAGTGACAGTACAATGTTTAGGAGTTTTGGTCATCCTCCTGGTAGGGTATTGAGTTTTACTAACCATGGTAAAGGAACTAAAGGTGGTTCAAACAACAGTGACATGATCGATGTTGATTCCGGAATGATGATGGCGAATGGTGATAGCACTGAGCAGAAGCATGCACCTAACTCAAGTGAGACCCTGCCAGCTTTGTTGTATGTGCCTAGGAATGGAAAGCATGTTAAGATCAATGGCAATCTGATTATCCATTCTGTTCTTGCAAGCGAGAAAGCAGTGGCACATACAGCTTCAAAACATAACAATGGTCAGTCGGATATAGATCACAAAGAGACTAGTGTAGCCATAGCTCGGCATCTGTCACTGCCTGGAAACAATATGAAACCACAGGAGAAATCCCCGGTAGATGGACCATTGCCACAGTGGTTCCGTGAAGGAATGGCAG GGCCTATATTAAACTCTGGAATGTGCAGCGAGGTATTTCAGTTTGACATTTCCACTGCTTCTACCAATTCTGGTGGTGTCATACCTGCTTCTCCAATTGTGAACTCCTCGAGTATCAATGCTACACAAAGTATTCCAACTCCGCCTCCTGCTTATCTTGGCAAGCTGAAAAATAGGAGGATAATGTATAATGAGGCGATTCCACTCACTGGAAAAACGGTGAACAACACAGAGCCTTTTAACAGAACTTCCGAGAACAGCAAGTTACCTGATAAGAAGCCATCATCATCAGTAGTTGTTTCTGTGCTGGCTGATCCCAGGGAGGCTGGTGATGGTGACCGTGATCCAAGGATATCTACCAAATCACTCTCCAGGATATTTGTTGTCGTTCTTCTTGATGGTGTCAGATATGTCACATACTCCTGCACTCTTCCTTTCAAGAGTGCCAGCCCTCATCTTGTGAACTAA